The Nocardia sp. NBC_00508 nucleotide sequence CGATCCCCGGCACCACCGGCACGAACACATGTAATCCCCTGGAACCGCTCGTCTTCACCGCTCCGGACAGCCCTTCCGCAGTCAGCGCTTCCTGGATCAGCCGGGCACCTGCCACGGCGTCGGCGAAAGTCTGTCCCGGTGAGGGATCGAGATCGAGCACAAGATGTGTGGGTACCGGTGCGGATTCCGCGAGGAACAGGGTCGGGTGGTATTCGACCGCCCGCTGATTACCGAACCAGATCAGGGTCCGCAGGTCGTCACAGAGCGCGTAGGTGATCTCCCGCCGCGAACTCTCCGCCCAGACCTTCGTCCGCGCCACCCACTCCGGCGTGTACTTCGGGAGGTTTTTCTGTGTGAACGGCTCCTGTCCCGGCCGCACCCGTACCACCGAGAGCGGCCGTCCGCGCAGCACCCCGAGCAACCGTTCCCCGGCGAACTCCAGATAGTCCACCAGATCCCGTTTGCTCGCCTCGGCCTCGTCGAACAACGGCTGATCGAGATTGGACAGTTCGACCCCGTGACGCAGCTCGCCTCCCGCCATCGCTCCACCCTCCCCCACCACCGGGCGCCGGTCAATCACCGGAGGTGGCGAACTGCGACCCGACCTGGTGGCAGCAGTATCGAGCCAATCTGGAGAAAACCGCAAAGCACGCCGCCGGGCTCGGCTGACCGCGGCCCGAAACGGTTACCGGGAATGCCGACCTTGCCGGAGCCGCCCGGTTCGGCGGGTTCGGCGAGAGGTCCGGGGAAACGGACCGGGAGTAATCCCGACACCTCGCCCCGGGCATACTCAGCGTTTGCGAGATAGACCCTGTGGAAGCACTGTGCACCATCCCGTAGGAATACTCATGTTCCATCGGCCGCAATGGCGAACGCTGGGAAGCGGAAGGATGATCCGAGAGTCGAAGGGACGCGGCGATGACCGGGGCGAGGGCGTTGACGGTGACGACAGGGGTGGCGATTCTGGTGATCCCGGCGCTGGATGTGGCCGCGCGGTTCCTGGCCGAGCCCGGCTGGATCTTCGCCTTCGTGATCATGCTCGGTTCGCCGATTTGGCTGATCGGCTATTTCATGCTGGCCCGGATGGCGATCGGAATGCTGTCGCCGAACGGTGTTTTCGCCAAGGCGACGAAGGCCGCCCAGGTGAGTGTAAGGATCCTGCTGTGGGTGTTCCTGCTGAGTGTGACGATGTTCTGCTGGTTCGTGC carries:
- a CDS encoding DNA polymerase domain-containing protein; the encoded protein is MAGGELRHGVELSNLDQPLFDEAEASKRDLVDYLEFAGERLLGVLRGRPLSVVRVRPGQEPFTQKNLPKYTPEWVARTKVWAESSRREITYALCDDLRTLIWFGNQRAVEYHPTLFLAESAPVPTHLVLDLDPSPGQTFADAVAGARLIQEALTAEGLSGAVKTSGSRGLHVFVPVVPGIDVEDAAAATRAVAARAERIDPSVGTTAFIREDRHGKVFLDATRAGGATVAAAYSPRIRPGVTVSFPLRWSDLDEVTPTDFTVRTVPDLLGDNDPWQSEMPAPQHLPPDLVEEGHTIPVARVQAMHEGKRRARARRSE